One Thermodesulfobacteriota bacterium DNA segment encodes these proteins:
- a CDS encoding phosphatidylglycerophosphatase A encodes MKKGIARLIATFFYVGYFPYAPGTLGTLAAVPLYYIVSFLPYYLYIPFAVLFIILSVWASSIAEGIFGEKDPGYIVADEVSGFLVTMTLVPLTLTNVVIGFFLFRFFDIVKPPPSRQSERLKGGLGVVMDDVVAGVYANILLQIISRVLL; translated from the coding sequence GTGAAAAAGGGGATCGCCAGGCTCATCGCAACCTTTTTCTACGTCGGGTACTTCCCCTACGCGCCCGGAACGCTCGGCACTCTCGCAGCCGTGCCTCTCTACTATATCGTTTCGTTCCTTCCTTATTATCTTTACATCCCGTTCGCCGTACTTTTCATAATCCTTTCAGTGTGGGCTTCGAGTATAGCCGAGGGAATATTCGGGGAGAAAGACCCGGGCTACATCGTGGCCGACGAGGTCTCCGGTTTCCTCGTGACCATGACGCTCGTGCCGCTTACGCTCACGAACGTAGTGATAGGGTTTTTCCTGTTCAGGTTTTTCGACATAGTGAAGCCCCCTCCGTCGAGGCAGTCGGAGAGGCTCAAAGGCGGGCTCGGCGTCGTCATGGACGACGTCGTCGCTGGAGTGTACGCCAACATCCTCCTTCAGATTATTTCGCGGGTGCTGTTGTAG
- the recA gene encoding recombinase RecA — protein sequence MAKQQLSPESQEKEKTIELAISSIEKQFGKGSIMRLGAEAPIPQLSVISSGSLGLDIALGVGGYPRGRIVEIFGPESSGKTTLALHVIAEAHKKGGIAAFVDAEHALDPNYAKNLGVKIDDLLISQPDFGEQALEIVDTLVRSGAVDVIVLDSVAALVPRAEIEGEMGDAHVGLQARLMSQALRKITATVGRSKTLVIFVNQTRMKIGTLPYMNPETTSGGTALRFYSSVRIDVRRIGSIKEGEEVSGNRVRAKVVKNKVSPPFRDAEFDIMFGSGISQTGELIDMGSKLNIVEKSGTWFSYGGERLGQGRENARAFLKDNPDIAEKLKSDILTRVGVIKAEKPGEK from the coding sequence ATGGCAAAACAACAACTCTCACCGGAATCACAGGAAAAAGAAAAGACGATAGAGCTCGCGATCTCTTCCATTGAGAAGCAGTTCGGCAAGGGCTCTATTATGAGGCTGGGGGCGGAAGCGCCCATACCCCAGCTCTCCGTAATATCCTCGGGCTCTCTCGGCCTGGATATCGCGCTCGGAGTGGGCGGATACCCGCGCGGCAGGATAGTCGAGATATTCGGTCCCGAGTCCTCTGGCAAAACGACCCTCGCGCTCCACGTTATAGCCGAGGCCCACAAGAAGGGCGGCATCGCGGCGTTCGTCGACGCAGAGCACGCGCTCGACCCGAATTACGCGAAGAACCTGGGGGTGAAGATAGACGACCTCCTGATATCGCAGCCCGACTTCGGCGAGCAGGCTCTCGAGATCGTCGACACCCTCGTAAGGAGCGGCGCGGTAGACGTCATCGTTCTCGACTCGGTCGCGGCCCTAGTGCCGAGGGCGGAGATTGAGGGCGAGATGGGGGACGCGCACGTGGGGCTACAGGCGAGGCTCATGTCGCAGGCGCTCAGGAAGATCACGGCAACCGTCGGCAGGTCGAAGACGCTCGTGATTTTCGTCAACCAGACGAGGATGAAGATAGGGACCCTCCCCTACATGAACCCCGAGACGACGAGCGGCGGGACGGCGCTCAGGTTCTATTCGTCGGTAAGGATAGACGTGAGGCGCATCGGCTCCATCAAGGAAGGGGAAGAGGTTTCGGGGAACAGGGTCAGGGCCAAGGTCGTAAAGAATAAAGTGTCGCCCCCCTTCAGGGACGCCGAGTTCGACATAATGTTCGGGAGCGGCATATCCCAGACGGGCGAGCTCATAGACATGGGCTCCAAGCTCAACATAGTCGAGAAGAGCGGCACCTGGTTCTCGTACGGCGGGGAGAGGCTCGGACAGGGGAGGGAGAACGCGAGGGCTTTCTTGAAGGACAACCCGGATATAGCGGAAAAACTAAAGAGCGATATACTTACCAGGGTAGGGGTCATAAAGGCGGAGAAACCCGGGGAGAAGTAG
- a CDS encoding methylated-DNA--[protein]-cysteine S-methyltransferase, translating to MSQINYSSLVTRVGQVFVLSGPKGVSRIIFGEKEFRNYLDGLGGVRVIEGGAAADMAHEIELYFDGRLTEFKTPIDVSEGTPFQKSVWKKLLDIPYGETATYGDIAERVGKPGAARAVGNAVGVNPIPIVIPCHRVLASNGLGGYSCGIDIKKDLLRVEGTIS from the coding sequence ATGAGTCAAATCAACTATTCATCTCTGGTTACGCGGGTCGGCCAGGTCTTCGTGCTTTCGGGTCCGAAGGGGGTCTCGAGGATTATATTCGGCGAAAAGGAGTTCAGGAATTATCTCGACGGGCTTGGCGGGGTGCGTGTCATCGAAGGGGGAGCCGCAGCCGATATGGCTCACGAGATCGAGCTCTACTTCGACGGCCGGCTCACCGAGTTCAAGACGCCGATAGACGTGTCCGAAGGCACACCGTTTCAGAAGTCGGTCTGGAAGAAACTCCTCGACATACCCTACGGGGAGACCGCCACATACGGGGATATAGCTGAGCGGGTCGGAAAACCCGGTGCGGCGAGGGCCGTCGGGAATGCGGTCGGGGTTAATCCGATACCTATAGTTATCCCATGCCACAGGGTTCTCGCGTCGAACGGCCTCGGCGGTTATTCATGCGGCATCGACATTAAAAAGGACCTCCTCAGGGTGGAGGGGACCATCTCTTAG
- the ilvB gene encoding biosynthetic-type acetolactate synthase large subunit, translating into MARMIGAEMFFETLIHEGIDVVFGLPGGYVLKVYDVMPKYSDRIRHVLARHEQGATHMADGYARASGKPGVVLCTSGPAATNTVTGIATAQMDSSPVVVFTGQVPLPYLGSDAFQEADHIGITRPCTKHNYLVRRTKDLPLAIKEAFYIAGTGRPSPVLVDMPKDVLIGEDEFVIPGEISLRGYKPPKKGHPGQIKRAVEMILAAKRPLIFGGGGLIWSGATEELKELTHRLQIPVTLTLMGLGAYPADDPLFISMLGMHGSYAANMAVHECDLVISIGARFDDRATGGNFAKFAPNAKIIHIDIDPATIDKNIVVHCPIVGDAKEVLKQMLEMLPAKVKTSRKEWMGQIKDWQKQHPLTYNQNGDKILTSYVIDTLSKITDGEAVVVSDVGQHQMWVAQWYKFKYPRTHITSGGLGTMGFGFPAAMGAKFARPDKMVISVCGDGSFQMNMQELATAVENNMDIKIVLLNNGHHGMVRQWQTMFFNGNYSASKFDVLPDFVKLAESFGAKGLKAKRPEDLEATLKEGLSTEGVVLMEIFVDCEELVYPMIAPGGAMNEMILGPGTQLENMADVADMA; encoded by the coding sequence ATGGCAAGAATGATCGGTGCCGAGATGTTTTTCGAGACGCTCATACACGAGGGCATAGACGTGGTGTTCGGGCTTCCTGGGGGATACGTGCTCAAGGTGTATGACGTAATGCCCAAGTACTCGGACAGGATAAGACACGTTCTTGCCAGGCACGAACAGGGCGCAACACACATGGCGGACGGCTATGCGAGGGCGTCGGGCAAGCCGGGAGTCGTGCTCTGCACGTCGGGTCCCGCCGCGACCAATACCGTTACCGGCATAGCCACGGCCCAGATGGACTCTTCCCCCGTAGTAGTGTTCACGGGACAGGTGCCTCTGCCCTACCTCGGGAGCGACGCTTTCCAGGAGGCCGATCACATAGGCATAACGCGCCCCTGCACGAAGCACAACTACCTCGTAAGACGCACGAAAGACCTGCCGCTCGCGATAAAAGAGGCGTTCTACATCGCAGGCACGGGGAGGCCGAGCCCTGTGCTCGTCGATATGCCCAAGGACGTCCTCATCGGCGAGGACGAGTTCGTTATACCCGGCGAAATAAGCCTGAGGGGTTATAAACCGCCCAAGAAAGGACATCCGGGGCAAATAAAGCGAGCTGTCGAGATGATCCTCGCCGCCAAGAGGCCCCTCATATTCGGCGGGGGCGGGCTTATATGGTCGGGAGCCACGGAGGAGCTTAAGGAGCTCACGCACAGGCTCCAGATACCGGTAACGTTGACGCTAATGGGTCTGGGCGCTTATCCTGCCGACGACCCGCTCTTCATAAGCATGCTCGGCATGCACGGCTCTTACGCCGCCAACATGGCGGTTCACGAATGCGACCTTGTTATATCAATTGGGGCGCGTTTCGACGACAGGGCGACAGGCGGCAATTTCGCCAAGTTCGCGCCAAACGCGAAGATAATCCACATAGACATAGACCCCGCCACAATAGACAAGAATATAGTCGTGCACTGCCCGATAGTCGGTGACGCTAAGGAAGTCCTGAAACAGATGCTCGAGATGCTTCCCGCCAAGGTGAAGACCAGCCGGAAGGAGTGGATGGGACAGATAAAGGACTGGCAGAAGCAGCACCCGCTCACCTATAACCAGAACGGGGACAAGATACTCACCTCTTACGTCATAGACACCCTAAGCAAGATAACGGACGGCGAAGCTGTCGTCGTATCGGACGTAGGACAGCACCAGATGTGGGTCGCCCAGTGGTACAAGTTCAAATACCCGAGGACGCACATCACGTCGGGCGGTCTCGGTACGATGGGGTTCGGATTCCCGGCTGCCATGGGCGCCAAGTTCGCCCGGCCCGACAAGATGGTCATAAGCGTCTGCGGGGACGGGAGCTTCCAGATGAACATGCAGGAGCTGGCCACGGCCGTCGAGAACAACATGGACATTAAGATCGTCCTGCTCAATAACGGCCACCACGGCATGGTTAGACAGTGGCAGACCATGTTCTTTAACGGGAACTACTCCGCTTCAAAATTCGACGTCCTGCCCGACTTCGTCAAGCTCGCGGAGTCCTTCGGAGCAAAGGGGCTCAAGGCTAAAAGGCCCGAAGACCTCGAAGCGACCCTTAAAGAGGGTCTCTCGACCGAAGGCGTCGTCCTCATGGAGATATTCGTCGACTGCGAGGAGCTCGTTTACCCGATGATCGCACCCGGGGGAGCGATGAACGAAATGATACTCGGCCCCGGAACTCAACTGGAAAATATGGCCGACGTGGCCGATATGGCTTAA
- a CDS encoding SDR family oxidoreductase: MGHGLENSWALILGASSGFGEAAALELASHGMNVFGVHLDRKSTMPKVEEIKEKIKAKGREAAFFNINAADPEQRSETLGEIEQILDEHKNPSGIKVLIHSLAFGTLKPYIAESEKDRVSNKNMDMTLDVMAHSLVYWAQEIVARKMMVEGGRIFAMTSAGSHRVWPTYGPVSASKAALESHIRQLSVELARHGITANAIQAGVTETPALSKIPGNEEIIKHAMAANPAGRLTTTADVAQAIAALSVAGTHWLTGNVIKVDGGEDLI; this comes from the coding sequence ATGGGACACGGTCTTGAGAACAGCTGGGCACTTATTCTCGGGGCGTCGAGCGGGTTCGGCGAGGCGGCCGCGCTCGAGCTCGCGTCGCACGGAATGAACGTCTTCGGCGTCCACCTCGACAGGAAATCCACCATGCCGAAGGTCGAGGAGATAAAGGAAAAGATAAAGGCAAAGGGGAGAGAGGCGGCGTTCTTCAACATAAACGCGGCCGACCCGGAGCAGAGGTCGGAAACATTAGGCGAGATAGAGCAGATACTCGACGAGCACAAGAACCCTTCGGGTATTAAGGTGCTCATACACTCCCTCGCCTTCGGGACCCTCAAGCCTTACATAGCGGAATCGGAGAAGGACAGGGTGTCGAACAAGAACATGGACATGACCCTCGACGTGATGGCGCACTCGCTCGTCTACTGGGCGCAGGAGATAGTCGCGAGGAAGATGATGGTCGAGGGCGGCAGGATATTCGCCATGACGAGCGCAGGGAGCCACAGGGTGTGGCCCACGTACGGCCCCGTCTCGGCATCCAAAGCGGCCCTCGAATCGCACATACGGCAGCTCTCGGTCGAGCTCGCCAGGCACGGGATCACCGCGAACGCGATTCAGGCGGGAGTCACGGAAACGCCTGCGCTCAGCAAGATACCGGGCAACGAGGAGATTATTAAACACGCGATGGCCGCGAACCCTGCGGGCAGGCTGACTACTACGGCCGACGTCGCACAGGCGATCGCGGCCCTCTCCGTCGCGGGCACGCACTGGCTCACGGGAAACGTGATCAAGGTCGACGGAGGGGAGGACCTGATTTGA
- the tsaB gene encoding tRNA (adenosine(37)-N6)-threonylcarbamoyltransferase complex dimerization subunit type 1 TsaB has translation MKVLAIETSTYSGSVALAEGERIIGEYYINMGPSHSERLVPAIDRLLGELGTERKELGGVAVSLGPGSFTALRVGISTAKGLAYSLGIPVTGASSLEILAMNLPFAPFQVCASLDARKGELFAALFRTERGRVSRITRDEIVSPAGLMEIIKEKTIFIGEGALLYRDFLEDNEIGGEAMLFCPPYLNYPRASSLAIYGIEKFTEGHADEVLGLAPVYLRKPDAELTAKGRSRHDGNGHN, from the coding sequence ATGAAAGTTCTCGCGATCGAAACATCGACGTATTCGGGCAGTGTCGCGCTTGCGGAAGGCGAACGTATTATTGGGGAATATTATATAAACATGGGCCCTTCCCACTCGGAGAGGCTCGTACCCGCCATAGACAGGCTTCTGGGCGAGCTCGGGACGGAGAGGAAAGAGCTCGGCGGGGTCGCGGTATCCCTCGGGCCGGGTTCGTTCACGGCTCTCAGGGTCGGCATCTCGACGGCCAAGGGGCTCGCGTATTCACTGGGAATTCCTGTCACAGGGGCGTCCTCCCTCGAGATTCTCGCCATGAATCTGCCCTTTGCGCCGTTTCAGGTCTGCGCCTCACTCGACGCCAGGAAAGGGGAGCTTTTCGCGGCCCTCTTCAGGACTGAGCGCGGCAGGGTTTCGAGGATTACGCGGGACGAGATCGTATCGCCCGCGGGGCTTATGGAAATAATAAAGGAAAAAACTATATTTATAGGGGAAGGCGCTTTACTTTATAGGGATTTTCTGGAAGATAATGAGATAGGGGGGGAAGCTATGCTCTTCTGTCCTCCTTATTTGAACTACCCGAGGGCTTCGTCCCTCGCTATTTATGGTATTGAGAAGTTCACGGAAGGGCACGCGGACGAGGTTCTGGGACTCGCGCCCGTCTATTTAAGAAAACCGGACGCAGAATTAACAGCAAAGGGGAGAAGCCGACATGACGGAAACGGACATAATTGA
- a CDS encoding DUF465 domain-containing protein, protein MTETDIIEKLLEGDEEFKRIYFEHRELDDVVRSLESKGTLSLDDEMEVRKLKKVKLSLKDRMEAKIAEWKHR, encoded by the coding sequence ATGACGGAAACGGACATAATTGAAAAGCTGCTCGAAGGGGACGAGGAGTTCAAACGCATATACTTCGAGCACAGGGAGCTCGACGACGTCGTAAGGAGCCTCGAGAGCAAAGGCACCCTTTCTCTCGACGACGAAATGGAAGTCAGGAAGCTCAAGAAGGTGAAGCTTTCGCTCAAGGACAGGATGGAAGCGAAGATCGCCGAGTGGAAGCATAGATAA
- a CDS encoding phosphatidylserine decarboxylase family protein, with translation MERKRSPIATEGFTYLGILAILAWAAAIFNFTILSIIFAVLAVITLFFFRDPEREVPDDPDSIVSPADGSVVGVEEIYERDFLGAPMTRISISLALYDCHINRMPVRGKVVGTKYSPGSFNIAHMPDWLFSDGMKRKSDDNERLSTLIETPEGEKIVVSQIAGFLARRIVSYADIDMKFKKGERFGMIKFGSRVDVYLPEGCIIEVNVGNKVKAGESIVAWLDGNRA, from the coding sequence ATGGAACGAAAGCGGTCTCCCATAGCCACCGAGGGTTTTACGTACCTCGGCATACTAGCAATACTCGCCTGGGCCGCCGCTATATTCAATTTCACGATACTGTCCATTATTTTCGCGGTCCTCGCGGTGATCACCCTCTTTTTCTTCCGCGACCCGGAGCGCGAGGTCCCGGACGATCCCGACTCCATAGTTTCGCCCGCAGACGGGAGTGTGGTCGGGGTGGAGGAGATATACGAGAGGGATTTCCTGGGCGCCCCGATGACCAGGATAAGCATATCGCTCGCCCTCTACGACTGCCACATAAACAGGATGCCGGTAAGAGGAAAAGTCGTTGGGACGAAATACTCGCCCGGCAGCTTTAACATAGCGCACATGCCGGACTGGCTCTTCTCGGACGGGATGAAGCGGAAATCGGACGACAACGAAAGGCTTTCGACCCTTATCGAGACGCCCGAGGGGGAAAAGATAGTAGTGTCCCAGATTGCGGGGTTCCTCGCCCGGAGGATAGTCTCGTATGCCGACATAGACATGAAATTTAAAAAAGGGGAGAGGTTCGGCATGATAAAGTTCGGCTCCAGGGTTGACGTCTATCTGCCCGAGGGGTGTATAATAGAAGTGAACGTCGGCAACAAGGTAAAAGCCGGGGAGAGCATAGTAGCATGGCTAGACGGGAACAGGGCCTGA
- a CDS encoding type IV pilus twitching motility protein PilT translates to MGSVNIDDILRAAVRVGASDIHIGTGRHPILRVEGKLTPVKNAPQLTADDVRDMALQMMNPAQREKFETLYEMDLAYSISGLSRFRVNVFHQRGTISIAIRSIPYNILSFSSLNLPPVMEKIAGEERGLVIVTGTTGSGKSTTLAAIVDYINRTKARHIITVEDPLEYMHEDHTSYINQREISIDTLTFANAMRAALREDPDVILVGEMRDLETMEICLSAAETGHLVLTTLHTLDAQESINRMLTIFPPHQHNQVRYQLAQVLKAIISQRLVPTADGKARVPAAEILIATERIKDLISDPQKTWEIRQAIHEGSLHYGMQTFDQCLYGLFKDGKITYDEAMRQATNRNDLAMRIEGITSGSGSLIREESYGRQTSR, encoded by the coding sequence ATGGGCTCGGTGAACATAGACGATATCCTGCGCGCCGCGGTAAGGGTTGGGGCGTCCGACATACATATAGGCACGGGGAGGCACCCGATACTGCGGGTCGAGGGGAAGCTCACCCCGGTCAAAAACGCGCCTCAGCTCACTGCGGACGACGTGAGAGATATGGCCCTCCAGATGATGAACCCCGCCCAGCGAGAAAAGTTCGAGACCCTCTACGAAATGGACCTCGCATACAGCATAAGCGGCCTCTCCCGCTTCAGGGTGAACGTATTCCACCAGAGGGGGACGATCTCCATAGCCATCAGGTCGATCCCTTACAACATACTGAGCTTCAGCTCTTTGAACCTGCCTCCCGTTATGGAGAAGATAGCGGGCGAGGAGAGGGGGCTCGTGATCGTCACGGGGACGACCGGGAGCGGTAAGTCGACCACGCTCGCGGCTATAGTCGATTACATCAACAGGACCAAGGCGAGGCACATAATAACGGTGGAGGACCCGCTCGAGTACATGCACGAGGACCATACGAGCTACATCAACCAGAGGGAGATAAGCATAGACACGCTCACTTTCGCTAACGCCATGAGGGCGGCCCTCAGGGAAGACCCGGACGTGATTCTGGTGGGCGAGATGAGGGACCTCGAAACTATGGAGATATGCCTGTCCGCGGCGGAGACCGGGCACCTCGTGCTGACGACGCTCCATACCCTCGACGCACAGGAATCGATAAACCGGATGCTAACGATATTCCCCCCGCACCAGCACAACCAGGTGAGGTATCAGCTCGCCCAGGTGCTTAAGGCGATCATATCGCAGAGGCTGGTACCTACAGCCGACGGGAAGGCGCGCGTGCCGGCCGCGGAGATACTCATTGCGACCGAGAGGATAAAAGACCTTATATCCGACCCTCAGAAGACTTGGGAGATAAGGCAGGCCATACACGAGGGCAGCCTACATTACGGGATGCAGACGTTCGACCAGTGCCTCTACGGGCTTTTCAAGGACGGCAAGATAACGTACGACGAGGCCATGAGACAGGCGACTAACAGGAACGACCTAGCGATGAGGATAGAAGGCATTACCTCGGGCTCGGGCTCTCTCATAAGGGAAGAGTCGTACGGCCGCCAGACATCGAGATAA
- the ilvC gene encoding ketol-acid reductoisomerase, with protein sequence MKVYYDSDINLKKLKKRKIAIIGYGSQGHAHAQNLRDSGMDVAVGLREGSGSWEKAKEAGFKVLPVDEAAGWADIVMILAPDTSQPGIYNEGISGGLEAGNSVAFSHGFNIHYGQIVPPPNVDVFMVAPKAPGHTVRGQFAEGAGVPMLVAIHQDATGEAKEIALAYAGAIGGGRAGIIETTFKDETETDLFGEQAVLCGGLTSLIMAGFETLIEAGYPPEMAYFECCHEVKLIVDLIYEGGISNMRYSISDTAKYGDLTRGPRVVDEDAKKEMKKILTSIQNGEFAREWILENRAGRPVYNALLKKGEEHPIEGIGGELRKMMSSLFKKKLVDKTKN encoded by the coding sequence ATGAAGGTTTACTACGACAGCGATATAAATCTCAAGAAGCTCAAGAAGAGAAAGATAGCCATAATCGGTTACGGGAGTCAGGGACACGCGCACGCGCAGAACCTGAGAGACAGCGGCATGGACGTGGCCGTGGGTCTCAGGGAAGGGAGCGGGAGCTGGGAAAAGGCGAAGGAGGCGGGGTTCAAGGTCCTTCCCGTGGACGAAGCCGCCGGGTGGGCGGACATCGTCATGATACTCGCGCCCGACACGAGCCAGCCGGGCATATACAACGAAGGCATCTCAGGCGGGCTCGAAGCGGGGAACTCGGTCGCATTCAGCCACGGCTTCAACATCCATTACGGTCAGATAGTGCCGCCTCCGAACGTGGACGTATTCATGGTCGCTCCGAAGGCCCCGGGTCATACGGTCAGGGGTCAGTTCGCCGAAGGCGCAGGGGTGCCGATGCTCGTGGCCATACACCAGGACGCTACAGGGGAGGCCAAGGAAATCGCGCTCGCATACGCCGGGGCGATAGGCGGCGGGCGCGCGGGCATAATAGAGACCACGTTCAAGGATGAGACCGAGACCGATCTCTTCGGGGAGCAGGCGGTCCTTTGCGGAGGGCTTACGTCCCTCATCATGGCCGGGTTCGAAACGCTGATAGAGGCCGGATACCCGCCCGAGATGGCTTACTTCGAGTGCTGCCACGAGGTAAAGCTGATCGTCGACCTCATTTACGAGGGTGGCATATCGAACATGCGCTATTCGATAAGCGACACGGCGAAATACGGGGACCTCACGAGGGGCCCGAGGGTCGTCGACGAAGACGCCAAGAAGGAAATGAAGAAGATACTCACCTCGATTCAGAACGGCGAGTTCGCGAGGGAGTGGATACTCGAGAACAGGGCCGGACGCCCTGTCTATAACGCGCTCCTCAAGAAAGGGGAGGAGCACCCGATAGAGGGCATCGGCGGCGAGCTCCGCAAGATGATGAGCTCTCTATTCAAGAAGAAATTGGTCGACAAGACTAAAAACTGA
- the ilvN gene encoding acetolactate synthase small subunit, which translates to MRHTITLLVDNESGVLSRIAGLFSARGFNIESLNVGETLDPDTSRITLVTTGDDFIIQQIIKRFNNMVNVIKVSDLTEEVRVEREMVLVRMDARPETRAEILRTADIFRAKVVDVGPKSYTLELTGDKDKITGFIELLRPMGIKELARTGTVAMKRESKLTKRGEEK; encoded by the coding sequence GTGAGGCACACCATAACGCTTCTTGTAGATAACGAGTCAGGCGTTCTTTCGAGGATCGCCGGTCTCTTCAGCGCCAGGGGTTTCAACATCGAAAGCCTGAACGTGGGGGAGACGCTCGACCCGGATACGTCGCGCATAACTCTCGTAACGACCGGGGACGATTTCATAATCCAGCAGATAATCAAGAGATTCAACAACATGGTGAACGTGATAAAGGTGAGCGACCTGACCGAAGAGGTGCGTGTGGAGAGGGAGATGGTGCTCGTGCGCATGGACGCGAGGCCGGAGACGAGGGCCGAGATACTGAGGACTGCGGACATTTTCCGGGCCAAGGTCGTGGACGTCGGGCCCAAGTCATATACGCTTGAACTTACCGGCGACAAGGATAAAATAACCGGCTTTATCGAGCTGCTCAGGCCCATGGGGATAAAGGAGCTCGCCAGGACAGGGACAGTCGCCATGAAGCGCGAATCCAAACTCACGAAGAGAGGAGAGGAGAAATGA
- a CDS encoding competence/damage-inducible protein A, which produces MRIEIITTGDELMSGLTQDGNFSWAGDTLASRGLAAEFHTTVGDDRESITAALGIASGRADAVIVSGGLGPTPDDLTAEVAAAFFGSPLELSDEALRSIEERMKQRGRVLTDMNRKQAYLPHGAEVLLNHWGTAPGFSMKKEGTVFYFLPGVPREFRAMMEEYVLPGLERMAAGRKRVRSRLVKTFGLPESEVAIRLQGIEREGIRLGYRAHFPEVHLRVTAFGNTDGEAEELMKGFVRDVKSRLGSYVFSTEGETMEEVVGIFLRRHGMKLATAESCTGGLISNRITNVPGSSDYFLEGVVSYSNEAKRMLLGVPEDLLDTHGAVSAPVVEAMARGVRKLAGSDIGVGVSGIAGPGGGTPEKPVGTVFIGIDSEKGGTRSEKFLFHGTREEIKLITSSHALRLIMQTFLNNV; this is translated from the coding sequence GTGAGAATCGAAATCATAACAACAGGCGACGAGCTCATGAGCGGACTCACGCAGGACGGCAATTTCTCCTGGGCGGGTGACACGCTCGCGTCGAGGGGGCTCGCGGCGGAGTTCCACACGACCGTGGGCGACGACAGGGAGAGCATTACTGCAGCCCTCGGTATCGCGTCGGGCAGGGCCGATGCCGTGATCGTATCGGGCGGTCTCGGGCCAACTCCCGACGACCTCACGGCCGAAGTCGCGGCTGCCTTCTTCGGATCGCCGCTTGAGCTCAGCGATGAAGCGCTCCGGTCGATCGAGGAGAGGATGAAACAGAGGGGCAGGGTGCTCACCGACATGAACAGGAAACAGGCCTATCTGCCGCACGGCGCCGAGGTGCTGCTCAACCACTGGGGCACTGCGCCCGGGTTCAGCATGAAGAAGGAGGGAACCGTGTTCTATTTCCTCCCCGGCGTGCCCAGGGAGTTCCGCGCCATGATGGAGGAATACGTGCTCCCAGGCCTCGAAAGAATGGCGGCCGGCAGGAAAAGGGTAAGATCGAGGCTCGTCAAGACGTTCGGGCTGCCCGAATCCGAGGTCGCGATAAGGCTCCAAGGCATCGAGAGGGAGGGGATAAGGCTCGGTTACAGGGCGCATTTCCCCGAGGTGCACCTGCGCGTGACTGCATTCGGAAATACCGACGGGGAAGCGGAAGAGCTAATGAAAGGTTTCGTCAGAGACGTGAAGTCGAGGCTCGGCTCTTACGTGTTCTCGACGGAAGGGGAGACCATGGAGGAGGTTGTCGGCATCTTCCTTAGGCGGCACGGAATGAAGTTAGCAACGGCGGAGTCGTGCACGGGCGGCCTGATATCGAACAGGATAACGAACGTCCCGGGGAGCTCCGATTATTTCCTCGAAGGCGTCGTCTCGTACAGTAACGAGGCTAAGCGGATGCTGCTCGGCGTCCCTGAAGATTTGCTCGACACACACGGCGCGGTGAGCGCGCCGGTAGTCGAGGCGATGGCGCGGGGCGTGAGGAAGCTCGCCGGCTCCGATATAGGCGTCGGCGTATCGGGCATAGCGGGGCCCGGAGGGGGCACCCCCGAGAAGCCCGTAGGCACGGTTTTCATAGGCATTGATTCTGAGAAGGGCGGGACGCGCTCGGAGAAATTCCTCTTTCACGGGACGAGGGAGGAGATAAAGTTAATAACCTCATCTCACGCGCTCCGTCTTATTATGCAAACTTTTTTAAATAACGTATAA